Proteins encoded within one genomic window of Theobroma cacao cultivar B97-61/B2 chromosome 7, Criollo_cocoa_genome_V2, whole genome shotgun sequence:
- the LOC18593747 gene encoding probable disease resistance protein At4g27220, producing MELLGPIFEVVKCFGGPAYRSISHHRKLKENVNDLKRKVNDLNIRKQDLEFRKEADIRCRRVVKKEVEKWFEDLERINIELQMIEEKLRVVSYFSRARLGKFVCQKIEEAKEIYQRGNFPEGVTIDGPPATGVTFLTTKLEGEIDVKEQIWENLMGDEVGMIGVCGMGGMGKTTIMKHINNQLLKENQFDAVIWVTVSREFNAVKLQGDIACALECCLPENKLQWATVLMEVLERKRYVLILDDVWERFSLLDVGIPEPTLHNGSKVIITSRSIEVCNSMGCKVFKVQPLSQKVSLNLFLNLVGDRVLQHPTVKEIANLIVDECGGLPLAIVTIASSMRGVDDTCEWRNALNELRERVKSVKGLDIEIFERMKFSYDRLKDSKIQNCFLYCSLYPEDYHIVEEELIEKWIDEDLIDELETRQAMQDRGRAILNKLVNNCLLERVMTYNVKEEVKVHDVLRDMALSIIRGCHHFMVQAGMQLVELPSEHKWKENLEKVSLIHNYISQVPQISPKCLNLSTLLLQENHSLKRIPESFFDHMHGLKVLDLSDTGIYDLPNSISNLENLTALVLRRCSSLRYVPSLAKLTALRKLDLFDTIIEEVPRGIEMLESLTYLDLYSRNLKELPTEILLRLSNLQYLKTWMNRRGEEVAKLRKLEILLGFFCEIQDFERYAKSLLGQGPSKYWLGVGSPTLGNIRSHPWCSHLEDVEVDKKVCFINCEIGKEDLVVLPNCVRTLTVEACHDLKSLSNISLCRKANELKTCTISWCKGIKCMVDLSLSSCNSLQNIEVLRLRCLSNLQELVKGRVAAVSTSHTPAPPAIFSSLRKFHLFRCSSIKNLFSVQLSRGLQNLEYIEVNRCEKMEKIIASEAEEENHKEEERGPKVTTYVFPKLQTLHLIKLPELKSICTSGVMVPANSLQFLSIINCLKLKKIPFSIPRLETGQPTPPPLEHGYVHPRKWWELVEFDDPDAKDVLSQVVLEFSSEEDEE from the coding sequence ATGGAGCTTCTAGGGCCAATTTTCGAAGTGGTAAAGTGCTTTGGGGGTCCAGCCTATAGATCCATTAGTCATCATCGGAAACTTAAGGAAAATGTGAATGATCTTAAAAGAAAAGTGAATGATCTAAATATTCGAAAGCAAGACCTTGAATTCAGAAAGGAAGCAGATATTCGTTGCAGAAGagtggtgaagaaagaagtggAGAAATGGTTTGAAGATTTAGAACGGATAAATATTGAACTTCAAATGATTGAAGAGAAATTGCGTGTTGTTTCATACTTCTCACGTGCACGCCTAGGGAAATTTGTTTGCCAGAAGATTGAAGAAGCAAAGGAAATTTATCAACGAGGTAATTTCCCTGAGGGTGTAACAATTGATGGGCCTCCAGCTACAGGGGTGACATTTCTCACAACAAAACTAGAAGGTGAAATCGATGTAAAGGAACAAATTTGGGAAAATTTAATGGGTGACGAGGTTGGCATGATTGGAGTATGTGGTATGGGTGGAATGGGAAAAACTACCATCATGAAGCATATCAATAATCAATTGTTGAAGGAAAATCAGTTTGATGCAGTGATTTGGGTCACCGTATCTAGAGAATTCAATGCTGTCAAATTACAAGGAGATATTGCATGTGCTTTAGAATGCTGTCTTCCAGAAAATAAGTTGCAATGGGCAACTGTATTAATGGAAGTCTtggaaagaaagagatatgTGTTGATCTTAGATGATGTTTGGGAACGGTTTTCTCTATTGGATGTGGGAATCCCGGAACCAACATTACATAATGGGAGCAAAGTGATAATCACTAGTAGATCAATTGAGGTTTGTAATTCTATGGGTTGTAAGGTGTTTAAAGTGCAGCCTCTTTCGCAGAAGGTGTCATTGAACTTATTTTTGAATCTGGTGGGGGATAGGGTTCTACAACATCCAACTGTAAAGGAAATTGCAAACCTTATTGTTGACGAATGTGGTGGTTTACCGCTTGCCATTGTGACTATAGCTAGTAGCATGAGAGGAGTGGACGATACTTGCGAGTGGAGGAATGCACTAAATGAATTACGTGAAAGGGTTAAAAGTGTGAAAGGGTTAgatattgaaatatttgaGCGTATGAAATTCAGTTATGATCGTTTGAAAgattcaaaaattcaaaattgtttCTTATATTGTTCCTTGTATCCTGAAGATTATCACATTGTGGAAGAAGAGTTgattgaaaaatggatagatGAGGATCTCATTGATGAATTAGAAACTAGACAGGCAATGCAAGACAGAGGTCGCGCTATTTTAAATAAGCTTGTAAATAATTGCTTGTTAGAGAGGGTGATGACTTACAATGTTAAGGAAGAAGTGAAGGTGCATGATGTTCTAAGAGACATGGCATTGTCTATTATAAGAGGGTGTCATCACTTTATGGTTCAAGCTGGTATGCAATTAGTGGAGTTACCAAGTGAGCATAAATGGAAAGAGAATCTTGAGAAGGTTTCCTTGATTCACAATTACATATCACAAGTTCCTCAGATATCACCGAAATGCCTTAATTTGTCAACCTTGTTATTGCAAGAAAATCATAGTCTCAAAAGAATTCCAGAATCTTTCTTTGACCACATGCATGGGCTAAAAGTTCTAGATCTTTCGGATACTGGCATTTATGATCTGCCCAATTCCATTTCTAACTTGGAAAATCTAACTGCACTTGTCCTTCGAAGGTGTAGCAGTTTAAGATACGTGCCTTCATTAGCCAAGCTTACAGCCTTGAGAAAGTTGGATCTTTTTGATACAATTATTGAGGAGGTCCCTCGTGGTATAGAAATGTTAGAAAGCCTCACATATCTTGATTTATATTCAAGGAATCTAAAGGAACTACCAACGGAAATTCTATTAAGGCTTTCTAATCTCCAATACTTGAAAACTTGGATGAATAGAAGAGGAGAGGAAGTAGCCAAACTAAGGAAGCTGGAGATTCTTCTAGGATTCTTTTGTGAAATACAAGACTTTGAGAGATATGCCAAGTCTTTATTGGGTCAAGGGCCCTCCAAATACTGGCTTGGAGTTGGATCACCTACTTTGGGCAACATCAGGAGCCATCCTTGGTGTTCTCATCTTGAGGATGTCGAAGTTGACAAAAAGGTATGTTTTATTAATTGCGAGATAGGGAAAGAAGATCTTGTGGTGCTCCCAAATTGCGTTAGGACTCTGACTGTTGAGGCATGTCATGATCTCAAAAGCTTGAGCAATATTTCTTTGTGCCGTAAAGCAAATGAGTTGAAGACATGTACTATTAGTTGGTGTAAAGGAATAAAGTGCATGGTTGATTTGTCGTTATCATCTTGCAATTCATTGCAGAACATTGAGGTTCTACGTCTTCGATGTTTGTCCAACTTGCAAGAACTTGTGAAAGGAAGAGTAGCAGCTGTCTCTACATCTCACACTCCAGCACCGCCTGCCATCTTCTCTTCTCTTAGGAAATTTCATTTGTTTCGTTGTTCAAGTATAAAGAATTTGTTTTCAGTTCAGCTGTCGCGGGGCTTGCAAAACTTAGAGTACATTGAAGTTAATCGCTGTGagaagatggagaaaataATCGCATCAGAAGCAGAGGAAGAAAAtcacaaagaagaagaaaggggTCCTAAAGTAACAACATATGTTTTTCCCAAATTACAGACCTTGCACCTGATCAAATTACCGGAACTGAAAAGCATTTGTACTAGTGGAGTTATGGTTCCTGCAAACTCTCTCCAATTtctttcaataataaattgtCTAAAGCTCAAGAAGATCCCTTTCTCCATACCCCGGCTTGAAACTGGGCAACCAACTCCTCCTCCTCTCGAGCATGGCTATGTTCATCCAAGAAAATGGTGGGAATTAGTGGAATTTGATGATCCTGATGCTAAGGATGTCCTTTCACAAGTTGTTTTAGAATTTTCTTCAGAAGAGGATGAAGAGTAA
- the LOC108662716 gene encoding probable disease resistance protein At5g63020: MDFLGLIYEVIKYFWDPTYRYIDHHRKPAEHMNELRRKVDALKSRKKDVESIKDAELRHRKEVKKEVENWFKEVQRVKTEMKEIEKKFCAVSYLLCGHLGKFLCGKIEGVMEIYQQGCFPDGVAVDGPSIAGMTLATPNLEGEINMKEQISEYLMGEEVGMIGVCGMGGIGKTTIMKHINNQLLKDN, translated from the coding sequence ATGGACTTTTTAGGGCTAATTTATGAAGTGATAAAGTATTTTTGGGATCCAACCTATAGATACATAGATCATCATCGAAAACCTGCAGAACATATGAATGAGCTTCGAAGGAAAGTGGATGCTTTGAAATCTCGAAAGAAAGATGTTGAATCCATTAAGGATGCGGAGCTTCGTCACAGAAAAgaggtgaagaaagaagtggAGAACTGGTTTAAAGAGGTACAAAGGGTAAAGACTGAAATGAAAGAGATTGAAAAGAAGTTCTGTGCTGTTTCATACTTATTATGCGGCCATCTAGGAAAATTTCTTTGCGGAAAGATTGAAGGAGTAATGGAAATTTACCAACAAGGTTGTTTCCCTGATGGTGTGGCGGTTGATGGGCCTTCAATTGCTGGGATGACATTAGCAACACCAAATCTAGAGGGTGAAATCAATATGAAAGAGCAAATTTCAGAGTATCTGATGGGTGAAGAGGTTGGAATGATTGGAGTATGTGGAATGGGTGGTATAGGGAAAACTACAATCATGAAGCATATCAATAATCAATTGTTGAAGGATAATTGA